In Mesotoga sp. Brook.08.105.5.1, a genomic segment contains:
- a CDS encoding Mrp/NBP35 family ATP-binding protein: MNPQEMAERMESIRENVKSIKNKILVMSGKGGVGKSTVAVNLALALADEGFKTGLMDIDLHGPNVARMVGLKKQPEVVEGQIFPPEVLPNLKVISISSFVEEDAPVIWRGPMKTTAIYQFLGDVAWGELDFLVIDSPPGTGDEPLTVLQNLPDIMALVVTTPQAVAVQDVKRAINLVETMHRNPLGIVENMSYMRCPHCGEITKLFGEGGGKNLETLFSIPLLGSLPFDPTLVGFSDNGKSIVTHMRGSELEVAYRSTVKEIVKRVNI, translated from the coding sequence GTGAATCCACAAGAGATGGCTGAGAGGATGGAAAGCATAAGAGAAAACGTTAAGTCAATAAAGAACAAAATACTAGTGATGTCAGGTAAAGGCGGAGTTGGCAAGTCGACGGTCGCGGTTAATCTGGCGCTGGCTCTTGCGGATGAAGGCTTCAAGACGGGTCTGATGGATATTGATCTTCATGGACCAAACGTTGCCAGGATGGTAGGTCTGAAAAAGCAGCCCGAAGTCGTAGAAGGACAGATTTTTCCTCCCGAAGTTCTACCAAATCTTAAGGTAATAAGCATTTCAAGTTTCGTTGAAGAAGATGCTCCGGTTATTTGGCGTGGTCCAATGAAGACAACGGCGATCTATCAGTTTCTTGGTGATGTTGCGTGGGGAGAGCTCGACTTCCTCGTAATTGACTCTCCTCCAGGTACCGGTGACGAGCCTTTGACAGTTCTTCAGAATCTTCCTGATATAATGGCGCTTGTAGTTACTACACCTCAAGCCGTTGCAGTTCAGGATGTGAAGAGAGCGATCAATCTGGTAGAGACAATGCACAGGAACCCACTGGGAATTGTGGAAAACATGTCATATATGAGATGCCCGCACTGTGGAGAAATCACGAAGTTATTTGGAGAAGGTGGAGGTAAGAATCTCGAGACCCTCTTCAGCATCCCCCTTTTAGGGTCGCTCCCCTTCGATCCTACGCTAGTAGGTTTTTCGGACAACGGCAAAAGCATCGTTACTCACATGAGAGGGTCTGAACTTGAAGTCGCATACCGCTCAACGGTGAAAGAGATCGTTAAGAGGGTGAATATCTAG
- the mtnA gene encoding S-methyl-5-thioribose-1-phosphate isomerase, which translates to MGKFKSITLEWKEDRLILIDQRKLPSVEKYVECQTHEDVYHAIRDMVIRGAPAIGASAAFGYLLGAKEVLASSKEVFFDHMDLVKRRLSESRPTAVNLFWALNRMEKTLNTLRELDRKRLVESLESEALAIAEEDIEINMTIGKNGATVVRDGDGILTHCNAGALATVDYGTALGVMRAAVEQGKKISVYADETRPYLQGARLTAWELMKSGIDVTLICDNMAGWVMKKGLVDLVLVGADRIAANGDTANKIGTYSVAILAQKHGIPFYIVAPLSTVDLLTKSGDGIPIEERSHLEITQIGDYQIAPEGVKCFNPAFDITPSSLITGIITEKGIARAPYDVSLKKMFE; encoded by the coding sequence GTGGGAAAGTTCAAGAGTATAACGCTTGAATGGAAAGAAGATCGACTGATACTAATAGACCAAAGAAAACTACCTTCAGTTGAAAAGTATGTTGAATGCCAAACCCACGAAGACGTGTATCATGCGATAAGGGATATGGTTATCCGAGGAGCCCCTGCGATAGGAGCAAGCGCGGCATTTGGTTATCTCCTTGGTGCTAAAGAGGTTCTGGCAAGCTCTAAGGAAGTGTTCTTCGACCATATGGATTTGGTGAAGAGAAGGCTCTCAGAAAGCAGACCTACGGCCGTAAATCTTTTCTGGGCTCTCAACAGAATGGAAAAGACACTCAACACCCTTCGTGAATTAGATAGAAAAAGGTTAGTAGAGAGTCTTGAGAGCGAAGCGCTTGCTATAGCAGAGGAAGATATTGAGATCAATATGACGATTGGGAAAAACGGTGCAACTGTTGTGAGAGACGGTGACGGAATACTTACTCACTGCAACGCAGGAGCACTCGCGACTGTGGATTATGGAACGGCACTAGGTGTGATGAGGGCGGCCGTGGAGCAAGGCAAAAAGATATCGGTTTATGCCGATGAGACTCGACCGTATCTCCAAGGGGCTAGGCTGACGGCTTGGGAGCTTATGAAATCAGGAATCGATGTTACTCTTATCTGCGACAATATGGCAGGATGGGTTATGAAGAAGGGGTTAGTCGATCTAGTGTTGGTCGGGGCAGATAGGATCGCCGCTAACGGTGATACGGCAAACAAGATCGGAACCTATTCGGTTGCCATTCTTGCTCAAAAACACGGGATTCCTTTCTACATTGTTGCACCGCTGAGCACAGTGGATCTTCTGACCAAAAGTGGTGATGGGATTCCGATAGAGGAGAGAAGCCATCTTGAGATAACGCAAATTGGGGATTATCAGATAGCCCCCGAGGGTGTCAAGTGTTTCAACCCTGCATTTGATATTACTCCATCAAGCCTTATAACCGGGATAATTACTGAAAAGGGAATTGCTCGTGCACCATACGATGTTTCGTTGAAGAAGATGTTTGAATAG
- the glyA gene encoding serine hydroxymethyltransferase, producing MWESLERTDRQVFDIMVKELDRQRNGLELIASENFVSKAVMEAMGSVMTNKYAEGYPSKRYYGGCVFVDEVEELARERAKKLFDAGFSNVQPHSGSQANMAAYLAIAKPGDTIMGMSLSHGGHLTHGSAVNFSGKLFNVVAYGVDEESEVIDYKEVRRIALESKPSVIVAGGSAYSRIIDFKKFREIADEVGAVLMVDMAHFAGLVAAGIHPNPLDFAHIVTTTTHKTLRGPRGGMILTNSEEIAKAVDKMVFPGTQGGPLMHVIASKAVSFGEALRDEFKVYQQSIVENTRYLAKSLVEKGLRIVSGGTDTHLFLVDLTPINVTGKSAEKALEKADITVNKNTIPRETRSPFVTSGIRIGTPAVTTRGMTEKEMPIIADLIIRVLKSIEGDKGEISQTKVREISEEVKALAEKFPLYPDLVHRSDAGV from the coding sequence ATGTGGGAATCTTTGGAGAGAACCGATAGACAAGTATTCGATATTATGGTCAAAGAGCTTGATAGACAAAGAAATGGGCTCGAACTGATCGCTTCTGAGAATTTCGTCTCTAAAGCCGTCATGGAGGCGATGGGATCAGTGATGACAAACAAATATGCGGAAGGTTACCCGTCCAAAAGATACTACGGAGGCTGTGTTTTTGTCGACGAGGTCGAGGAGCTTGCACGAGAGAGAGCCAAAAAGCTCTTCGATGCGGGGTTTTCAAACGTTCAGCCTCACTCGGGCTCCCAGGCAAACATGGCTGCCTATCTGGCTATTGCCAAACCGGGCGATACTATAATGGGAATGTCTCTTAGTCACGGGGGCCACCTCACCCACGGATCAGCGGTAAACTTTTCTGGAAAGCTTTTCAACGTTGTCGCTTATGGAGTTGATGAGGAGAGTGAGGTAATCGATTACAAAGAAGTCAGAAGAATTGCCCTCGAGTCGAAGCCTTCAGTAATTGTGGCTGGCGGGAGTGCTTATTCTAGAATAATCGATTTCAAGAAGTTCAGGGAGATCGCCGATGAAGTCGGTGCAGTGCTGATGGTTGACATGGCGCATTTTGCCGGCTTGGTAGCGGCAGGAATTCATCCCAACCCGCTTGATTTCGCCCATATAGTAACCACTACTACTCACAAGACATTGAGAGGACCTCGGGGTGGAATGATACTTACCAATAGTGAAGAAATCGCCAAAGCGGTTGACAAGATGGTGTTCCCGGGAACTCAGGGCGGTCCACTGATGCACGTAATCGCCTCGAAAGCAGTATCATTTGGAGAGGCTCTCAGAGATGAATTCAAAGTCTATCAGCAGAGTATTGTCGAGAATACTCGTTATTTGGCGAAGTCTCTTGTAGAGAAAGGTCTAAGGATAGTCTCGGGAGGGACGGATACACATCTCTTCCTGGTAGATTTGACTCCAATAAATGTCACCGGTAAGTCTGCCGAGAAAGCACTTGAAAAGGCTGACATTACGGTTAATAAGAACACAATACCTAGGGAGACAAGATCTCCTTTCGTAACCAGTGGCATAAGAATTGGAACCCCTGCGGTTACTACAAGGGGAATGACTGAGAAGGAAATGCCAATTATTGCGGACTTGATAATCAGAGTCCTTAAGAGCATAGAAGGAGATAAGGGAGAGATATCTCAGACAAAGGTGAGAGAGATAAGTGAAGAGGTCAAGGCTTTGGCTGAGAAATTCCCGCTCTACCCGGATCTTGTTCACAGGAGTGATGCAGGTGTTTGA
- the upp gene encoding uracil phosphoribosyltransferase encodes MQVFDQLTIVNHPLIQHKLGIMRDDQTGPKEFRELLKEITLLLTYEATRHIPTFEKEITTPLVKMIGQSIEDKKVTVVPILRAGLGMVEGVLSLMPNASVGYIGIYRDPDTIQPVEYYSKLPKIDETTQIFVLDPMLATGVSSSWALKLVKKAGGKQISLMCLIAAPEGVSFIQKNHPDVKVFTAALDEKLNDHAYIIPGLGDAGDRLYRTK; translated from the coding sequence ATGCAGGTGTTTGATCAGCTCACGATAGTTAACCATCCGCTCATTCAGCACAAGCTAGGAATAATGAGAGATGATCAAACCGGTCCAAAGGAGTTTAGGGAACTCCTGAAAGAGATCACTCTGTTACTTACTTATGAGGCTACAAGGCATATTCCAACTTTTGAGAAAGAGATAACTACTCCACTCGTGAAGATGATCGGTCAAAGTATCGAAGATAAGAAGGTGACTGTTGTTCCGATTCTTAGAGCTGGATTGGGCATGGTTGAGGGCGTTCTCTCCCTAATGCCTAACGCATCAGTCGGTTATATTGGCATATACAGAGATCCCGACACGATTCAACCCGTTGAGTATTACTCAAAACTGCCAAAGATCGACGAAACGACTCAGATATTTGTGCTGGATCCAATGCTGGCAACGGGTGTTTCGTCATCTTGGGCCCTTAAACTGGTCAAGAAAGCAGGAGGGAAACAGATCTCTTTGATGTGTTTGATTGCAGCTCCCGAAGGAGTTAGTTTCATACAGAAGAATCATCCGGATGTGAAGGTCTTTACCGCAGCTCTTGATGAAAAACTGAATGATCATGCCTATATCATTCCTGGATTAGGAGATGCAGGTGACAGACTCTACAGAACGAAGTAG
- a CDS encoding carbohydrate kinase, translating to MQVTDSTERSRARALVVGGYLEDIEVSGSGHNARIIQATGGSGFNVANCLSLLGVDVLFLSCFGPGESSQWEFNSIPIRSECSRGKFLFRKNEVLAVEKPSIVGIEEELIGILLKEEFDLIYSTLEIGQSAAATASAIKSRLKVLDPSPGHEYRGNGGLSLYDLILANDYMAFDKKDRRVITKASSKGASYGGHDYKPRRIGESRFGSGDLFGAILSIMILAGRAIDGAIREAVEISSEFCYQERTLEQFVLHKRAVIDNSIRG from the coding sequence ATGCAGGTGACAGACTCTACAGAACGAAGTAGGGCACGGGCTCTTGTTGTCGGCGGATATCTAGAGGATATTGAGGTCTCAGGCAGTGGCCACAATGCCAGAATAATCCAGGCTACTGGAGGATCGGGCTTCAATGTGGCAAACTGCCTTTCCTTGTTAGGTGTTGATGTCCTTTTTCTGAGCTGTTTTGGCCCTGGTGAATCGAGCCAATGGGAGTTCAATTCTATCCCAATTAGATCAGAGTGTTCAAGAGGAAAGTTTCTTTTTAGGAAGAATGAAGTTCTCGCCGTGGAAAAGCCGTCGATAGTCGGTATTGAAGAAGAGCTGATCGGCATTTTGCTAAAAGAGGAGTTTGATCTCATTTACAGTACTCTAGAGATAGGCCAGTCGGCTGCTGCGACGGCGAGCGCCATTAAGTCACGTTTGAAGGTGCTCGATCCTTCTCCTGGGCACGAATATAGGGGGAACGGGGGACTTTCGTTGTACGATCTTATTCTCGCCAATGATTATATGGCCTTTGACAAGAAAGACAGGAGAGTGATTACTAAGGCATCCTCAAAAGGAGCCTCTTACGGGGGACATGATTACAAACCCCGTAGAATCGGTGAGAGTCGTTTCGGCAGCGGGGATTTGTTTGGAGCGATCTTGTCGATCATGATTCTTGCTGGAAGGGCCATCGATGGCGCCATAAGAGAGGCCGTTGAGATCAGCAGCGAGTTCTGCTATCAGGAACGAACGCTAGAGCAGTTCGTGCTTCATAAGAGAGCTGTCATTGATAACTCTATAAGGGGTTGA
- a CDS encoding thymidine kinase, giving the protein MSGKLTVVAGPMYSGKTSTLLSMIEIYTLGRKRIKVFKPIIDNRYSSNHVVSHSGQMAEAINVEDSSKIREIVSLEKEKLDAIFIDETNFFDQSLLEVVEEIVFSGIDVFCVGLDLSFKHRPFTVTASLMAAADEVVKKKAVCHRCGEYNATVTHRISGSIDSEIDVGGMEKYIAVCRDCYRELNSSD; this is encoded by the coding sequence ATGTCTGGGAAACTAACAGTTGTTGCGGGACCAATGTATTCCGGGAAGACTTCGACACTTCTATCCATGATAGAGATATATACACTTGGAAGAAAGAGAATAAAGGTTTTCAAGCCGATAATTGATAACAGATACTCCTCTAATCATGTGGTTAGTCACTCGGGACAGATGGCAGAGGCCATTAACGTGGAAGACTCTTCAAAAATCCGAGAAATCGTTTCACTGGAAAAGGAGAAGCTCGACGCGATTTTCATAGATGAGACTAACTTTTTCGATCAAAGTCTGCTAGAGGTAGTGGAAGAGATAGTATTTAGCGGGATTGATGTCTTCTGTGTGGGGCTAGATCTCAGTTTCAAACACAGGCCTTTTACCGTCACTGCAAGTTTGATGGCGGCTGCAGATGAAGTCGTCAAAAAGAAGGCCGTATGCCACAGGTGTGGCGAGTACAATGCAACCGTTACGCACAGGATTTCGGGTTCGATAGATAGTGAGATAGATGTGGGTGGAATGGAGAAATATATAGCCGTCTGCAGGGATTGTTACAGAGAACTTAATTCATCTGACTAG
- the ffh gene encoding signal recognition particle protein: protein MFENLQDKLGRAFKLLSGKGRISEKNIEDAVKQVKLSLLEADVNYKVVKEFIGGVTEKALGEEVLKSFTPDQQFIKIVRDELIKMLGEKSVPLRLSSQPAIIMMVGLQGSGKTTTTAKLGALLRKEGKKPLLVAADVYRPAAIDQLIQLGKQIDLPVFTGERKNPVRIAKEAVQQAVKNINDVVILDTAGRLHIDETMMSELREIVATVKPDEILMVVDAMTGQDAVNSAKAFNEALELSGFVVTKLDGDARGGVILSIRHVTGRPVKFIGISEKPDGIETFYPDRVTGRILGMGDVLSLIDKLQSNIDEEKAKEMEEKFLKNKFDLEDFLNQLKEVKKLGSIADIMEMIPGAPKDVDLAGSEKSMKRTEAIISSMTSKERRNPKLLNYSRKQRVARGSGTTIQDVNKLLKSYDQMRSMMKQFGKKGKLFKSMKGFPF, encoded by the coding sequence ATGTTTGAGAATCTCCAGGACAAACTCGGCAGAGCATTTAAGCTGCTGAGTGGAAAAGGAAGGATCTCGGAAAAGAATATAGAAGACGCCGTTAAGCAAGTTAAGCTATCGCTCCTAGAAGCCGATGTTAACTACAAGGTTGTCAAAGAGTTTATAGGAGGGGTAACAGAAAAGGCTCTTGGCGAAGAGGTGCTGAAGTCTTTCACACCGGATCAACAGTTCATAAAGATCGTTAGGGATGAGCTGATCAAGATGCTTGGTGAGAAGTCGGTTCCGTTGAGGCTTTCTAGTCAGCCTGCCATAATCATGATGGTAGGTCTTCAGGGCAGCGGAAAGACGACGACTACTGCCAAGCTCGGTGCTCTACTGAGAAAGGAAGGCAAGAAACCTCTCCTTGTTGCAGCAGATGTTTACAGACCGGCTGCTATTGATCAGCTTATTCAGCTCGGAAAGCAGATAGATTTGCCCGTTTTCACCGGCGAAAGAAAGAATCCGGTGAGAATTGCTAAGGAAGCGGTTCAGCAGGCAGTAAAGAATATTAACGATGTGGTAATTCTAGATACGGCCGGACGGCTTCATATAGATGAAACAATGATGAGTGAACTCAGAGAGATCGTTGCCACGGTCAAGCCCGACGAGATCCTAATGGTTGTTGACGCGATGACTGGTCAGGATGCAGTGAATTCTGCAAAGGCATTTAATGAAGCGCTTGAGCTGTCGGGGTTCGTTGTGACGAAGCTAGATGGAGATGCCAGAGGCGGAGTGATTCTATCGATACGGCATGTGACGGGCAGACCGGTCAAGTTCATAGGGATTTCCGAGAAGCCCGATGGGATTGAGACTTTCTATCCAGACAGAGTGACCGGTCGAATACTTGGCATGGGAGACGTACTATCACTAATAGATAAACTGCAGTCGAACATAGACGAGGAAAAGGCAAAAGAGATGGAAGAGAAGTTTCTCAAGAACAAGTTCGATCTTGAGGACTTTCTAAACCAGCTTAAGGAAGTGAAGAAGCTGGGTTCCATAGCAGACATCATGGAAATGATTCCCGGAGCACCCAAAGATGTGGATCTTGCGGGAAGCGAGAAAAGCATGAAGCGAACGGAAGCGATTATAAGCTCAATGACCTCGAAAGAGAGGAGAAACCCCAAGCTTCTGAACTACTCAAGAAAACAAAGGGTTGCAAGAGGCAGCGGTACGACTATCCAGGATGTGAACAAGCTCTTGAAGTCATATGATCAGATGAGAAGCATGATGAAGCAGTTCGGAAAGAAGGGAAAGCTGTTCAAAAGTATGAAAGGATTTCCATTTTAG
- the rpsP gene encoding 30S ribosomal protein S16, with the protein MVRIRLTRMGRRNRPFYRLVVVDSQKRRDGAYIDSLGFYDPIRDPGIMSVDVDKAVEWIMKGAQPTETARSILAKFGVMKKVHELKFVKESGEKTE; encoded by the coding sequence ATGGTAAGAATAAGGCTAACAAGAATGGGTAGAAGAAACAGGCCGTTTTACAGGCTTGTCGTGGTAGATTCTCAGAAACGTAGAGACGGAGCATATATTGACTCTCTAGGTTTCTATGATCCCATCAGGGATCCGGGAATTATGAGTGTTGATGTCGACAAGGCCGTAGAATGGATTATGAAGGGTGCGCAACCAACGGAAACCGCGAGATCTATTCTCGCAAAGTTTGGAGTTATGAAGAAGGTTCATGAACTCAAATTCGTAAAAGAGTCAGGAGAGAAAACGGAGTAA
- a CDS encoding KH domain-containing protein produces the protein MKEVLEHILKGIVRNPDQIAVDQTTDENGNTVFEISAAEEDVGQIIGKDGRTIKSVNVLLNALAGSSKESFILKVVR, from the coding sequence ATGAAGGAAGTGCTTGAACATATTCTGAAGGGAATAGTTAGAAACCCTGATCAGATTGCAGTAGATCAGACAACTGACGAAAACGGAAACACGGTCTTTGAAATAAGTGCTGCAGAAGAAGATGTCGGCCAGATAATCGGGAAAGATGGCAGAACCATAAAGTCAGTGAATGTTCTTCTCAATGCTCTCGCAGGCTCGTCGAAGGAGAGTTTCATCCTAAAGGTGGTTCGATGA
- the rimM gene encoding ribosome maturation factor RimM (Essential for efficient processing of 16S rRNA) has translation MSDLRGGLSEDMIPVGRIVKPHGLRGEMKAKISLEDEEVFRGIEDVLLYNEKTGSLLRVSLDGVRKAPKGWIVHFDGVDSMVQAERFVGFHIYIERQALPELGEGEYYYFQILGCSVYDEKGRLIGMVNDIIDTGANDVMVVVRDQKDLTVKEELIPLIKDYIVELNLDGKAIVAKTMEFEEVKSG, from the coding sequence ATGAGCGATTTGAGAGGTGGCCTTTCTGAGGACATGATCCCTGTGGGAAGGATAGTCAAGCCACACGGTCTTCGGGGCGAGATGAAGGCCAAGATTTCTCTAGAAGACGAAGAAGTGTTCAGAGGTATCGAGGATGTCTTACTGTACAACGAGAAAACGGGATCTCTCCTTAGAGTATCTCTAGACGGAGTCAGGAAAGCACCAAAGGGATGGATTGTTCACTTTGACGGTGTTGACTCGATGGTTCAGGCAGAGAGGTTTGTGGGCTTCCACATATATATTGAAAGGCAGGCCTTGCCTGAACTTGGAGAGGGAGAGTATTACTACTTCCAGATTCTTGGTTGCAGTGTCTACGATGAAAAAGGTCGACTTATTGGTATGGTGAACGACATCATCGACACCGGCGCAAACGATGTTATGGTTGTTGTTCGAGATCAGAAGGACTTAACCGTGAAGGAAGAGCTGATACCTCTAATAAAGGATTACATTGTCGAGTTGAATCTAGATGGGAAGGCTATAGTAGCGAAGACTATGGAATTTGAAGAGGTTAAGTCTGGATGA
- the trmD gene encoding tRNA (guanosine(37)-N1)-methyltransferase TrmD — protein sequence MRIYVLTIFPRLFETVFSWGVISRAIEREIIFFRAVDIRDFTEDRHRTTDDYPFGGGSGLVMKAEPILKAVESLSDEGTKPYVIYASPQGKAFDNNKAQELSRLESIAFICGRYEGIDERVMNVVDEELSVGDFVLSGGEVPAMLMIEAISRFVPGVVGDMESVINDSFFSELLDHPHYTRPRELNGMKVPDELLSGNHEMIEIYRRIESLKRTMERRPDVFLKHDFDLTDKKALLALFKELKRDAE from the coding sequence ATGAGAATCTACGTCTTGACGATCTTTCCACGGCTCTTTGAAACGGTTTTCAGCTGGGGAGTCATATCTCGAGCAATAGAAAGAGAGATTATATTCTTTAGAGCCGTCGATATAAGAGATTTCACGGAGGATCGTCACAGGACCACCGACGACTACCCTTTTGGAGGGGGAAGCGGTCTAGTAATGAAGGCCGAACCAATTCTGAAAGCAGTTGAGAGTCTGTCCGACGAAGGAACCAAACCCTACGTAATCTATGCATCTCCTCAGGGTAAGGCCTTTGACAATAACAAGGCTCAGGAACTAAGTAGGTTAGAAAGTATTGCCTTCATCTGTGGTCGATATGAGGGAATAGACGAAAGAGTTATGAATGTAGTTGACGAAGAGCTTTCGGTGGGAGACTTCGTACTTAGCGGTGGAGAAGTTCCTGCAATGCTCATGATAGAGGCTATCTCAAGATTTGTGCCCGGTGTGGTGGGGGATATGGAGTCGGTGATAAACGATTCATTCTTCTCTGAACTCCTTGATCATCCTCATTACACAAGACCGAGAGAACTGAACGGTATGAAGGTGCCCGACGAGCTCCTTAGCGGGAATCATGAGATGATAGAGATTTACAGAAGGATCGAGAGTTTGAAGAGGACTATGGAGAGAAGACCGGATGTCTTTTTGAAGCATGATTTCGATTTGACGGATAAGAAGGCCTTGCTTGCGCTCTTCAAGGAGCTGAAAAGAGATGCTGAATAA
- a CDS encoding RNA methyltransferase: MLNNIYLALIHYPVLGRHGNIVSSAVTNLDVHDIARTCRTYNIKGYFVVSNLPAQREIVDNVLNYWLEEFGREYNPSRSEALTVVKRASYIEDVIEEIDRIEGKKPVLIFTSAKKGTDRLTYEEMRKVIISSEKPHLLLFGTSWGLPKEIEKTCDYSLEPLRADSDFNHLSVRAAVAIILDRLIHEDTVEVRRD, from the coding sequence ATGCTGAATAACATATACCTTGCTCTAATTCACTACCCAGTTTTGGGTAGGCATGGAAATATCGTTTCCAGCGCGGTTACTAATCTCGATGTGCACGATATTGCCCGAACATGCAGAACGTACAACATCAAAGGCTACTTCGTAGTGAGCAATCTTCCCGCGCAGAGAGAAATAGTAGATAATGTTCTTAATTACTGGCTTGAGGAGTTCGGAAGAGAGTACAATCCTAGTAGAAGTGAGGCCCTTACTGTTGTTAAGAGGGCGTCGTACATCGAAGACGTTATTGAAGAAATCGATAGGATTGAGGGTAAGAAACCGGTTCTTATATTCACTTCGGCCAAGAAGGGAACAGACAGACTAACTTATGAGGAAATGAGGAAGGTTATCATATCAAGTGAGAAACCTCATCTTCTTCTTTTTGGAACAAGTTGGGGCTTGCCCAAAGAAATTGAGAAGACTTGCGACTATTCGCTTGAGCCGCTGAGAGCAGATTCGGATTTCAATCATCTCTCGGTCAGGGCGGCGGTTGCGATAATATTAGACAGATTAATTCACGAGGATACAGTAGAAGTTAGGAGGGATTAA
- the rplS gene encoding 50S ribosomal protein L19 — MDQYIRSLENEHLREDLPQIGPGDTVRVSVRIREGNKERIQAFEGIVMGIRGSGTGKSFTVRRVGAAGVGVERIFPFTSPSLEKIEVLRRGKVRRAKIYYIRDVQGKVKIKEKRD; from the coding sequence ATGGATCAGTACATAAGATCTCTGGAAAACGAACATTTGAGAGAAGATCTTCCACAGATTGGCCCGGGCGATACTGTACGGGTAAGCGTAAGAATAAGAGAAGGGAACAAGGAAAGGATACAGGCCTTTGAAGGTATTGTTATGGGCATCAGGGGCAGTGGAACGGGCAAGTCGTTTACTGTTAGAAGAGTGGGGGCTGCAGGAGTTGGCGTAGAAAGGATTTTCCCATTTACAAGTCCTTCTCTTGAAAAGATTGAGGTTCTGAGAAGAGGAAAAGTTAGGAGAGCGAAGATCTACTACATTAGAGACGTGCAGGGTAAGGTAAAGATAAAAGAGAAAAGGGACTGA
- the lepB gene encoding signal peptidase I codes for MSAKKSEKASDKKGSRFLHEVKEWGKAILYAVVFGTIIRLFVFETMLVPTGSMIPTINPPARLFVEKITYEYRQPDYGDIVVFWTPYVDIESQKYLRAFDKFMDFFAPAEYRGHVKYVKRLVGKPGDVLELKRAPDYTAANPVYQLYVNGDIPPSLEERRYVREGVFYDPMFFFGLAHPDDPSVRFSPYYRLYQAYKGLIEYAEFYDTVLQPLGLEKYIQQDPATGEVKVIVPEGFRFMMGDNSTNSFDSRYFGFVPEEAIIGSPMLTIWPLSDFGPLRK; via the coding sequence GTGTCTGCTAAGAAGTCGGAAAAGGCCTCTGACAAAAAGGGATCGCGCTTTCTCCACGAAGTGAAGGAGTGGGGAAAGGCGATTCTTTACGCGGTTGTCTTTGGAACGATAATTCGTCTGTTTGTTTTTGAGACTATGCTAGTTCCGACGGGTTCTATGATACCTACCATAAATCCTCCCGCCAGGTTATTTGTGGAGAAGATCACATACGAATACAGACAGCCTGATTACGGAGATATCGTCGTATTCTGGACACCTTACGTAGACATCGAGTCTCAGAAGTATCTCAGGGCCTTCGACAAGTTTATGGATTTCTTCGCACCCGCAGAATATAGGGGCCACGTGAAATACGTGAAGCGGTTGGTTGGAAAGCCCGGTGATGTTCTTGAACTCAAGAGGGCTCCAGACTATACTGCTGCTAATCCAGTTTACCAGTTGTACGTTAATGGAGACATTCCTCCTTCGCTGGAGGAAAGGCGATATGTCAGGGAAGGGGTCTTTTATGATCCGATGTTCTTCTTTGGGTTGGCTCACCCGGATGACCCTTCGGTGAGGTTTTCGCCATATTACAGATTGTATCAGGCATACAAGGGGCTTATTGAGTACGCGGAGTTCTACGATACGGTGTTGCAACCGCTCGGTCTGGAAAAGTATATTCAGCAAGATCCTGCAACGGGAGAGGTAAAGGTTATTGTTCCGGAAGGGTTTAGATTCATGATGGGGGATAACTCTACCAACAGCTTTGACAGCAGGTATTTCGGTTTTGTGCCAGAGGAAGCTATAATTGGGAGTCCTATGCTCACAATATGGCCATTATCTGATTTTGGGCCATTAAGAAAATAA